A genomic segment from Frateuria edaphi encodes:
- a CDS encoding PhzF family phenazine biosynthesis protein, translating into MAPIRYLHLDVFAATCGGGNHLGVVTDARGWSDDEMQRFARWTALVETTFLLPPSTPRSSYRVRIFTPQHEIPFAGHPSIGSAHAVLACGLAQPVDGVLWQECGAGVLPIRVEGEGEARDLLLKSPGEQVLATGRDAHPLLAATLAGIELGTLPPALVDGGRRWWLAEVADEAGLRGWLPDHSAIGALARATGSMGLCVFARSSSEDYPLVVRAFPAGVGIVEDPASGAANGLIAAYIAQAEPQGALSRGYAISQGREMGHDARLLARIEPDAIWVGGRARTVVDGVLHWNRG; encoded by the coding sequence ATGGCACCGATCCGCTACCTGCATCTGGACGTCTTTGCCGCCACCTGTGGCGGGGGCAACCACCTTGGCGTGGTCACCGACGCGCGTGGATGGAGCGACGATGAGATGCAACGTTTCGCACGCTGGACCGCGCTGGTGGAGACCACGTTCCTGCTGCCGCCCTCGACGCCGCGGTCGAGCTACCGCGTGCGCATCTTCACCCCGCAGCACGAGATCCCGTTCGCCGGCCACCCGAGCATCGGCAGCGCGCACGCGGTGCTGGCCTGCGGACTCGCGCAACCGGTCGATGGCGTGCTCTGGCAGGAATGTGGCGCCGGCGTGCTTCCGATCCGCGTCGAGGGCGAGGGCGAGGCGCGCGACCTGCTGCTGAAGTCGCCCGGCGAGCAAGTGCTCGCCACCGGGCGCGACGCCCACCCTTTGCTTGCGGCCACGCTCGCCGGCATCGAACTGGGCACCCTGCCACCGGCGCTGGTCGATGGCGGCCGCCGCTGGTGGCTGGCCGAAGTCGCGGACGAAGCGGGCCTGCGCGGCTGGCTGCCCGACCATAGCGCCATCGGCGCGCTCGCACGCGCCACCGGCAGCATGGGCCTGTGCGTGTTCGCGCGCAGTTCGTCGGAGGATTACCCGCTGGTGGTGCGCGCGTTTCCCGCCGGCGTCGGCATCGTCGAGGATCCGGCCTCCGGGGCGGCCAACGGCCTGATCGCCGCCTACATCGCGCAGGCCGAGCCGCAGGGTGCGCTCTCGCGCGGCTACGCGATCAGCCAGGGCCGCGAGATGGGCCATGACGCGCGACTGCTGGCGCGTATCGAACCGGACGCGATCTGGGTCGGCGGCCGCGCACGCACGGTGGTCGATGGCGTGCTGCACTGGAACCGCGGGTGA